GGGGGTCTGGCATCAGTTCCAGAACCACGTCGCCTGTTCTGCCCTGCAGATTCAGCGTCTGCTCCACCGCGACGGCTGTAGCTGCAAGCTGCTGCTCGGTGCGCTCGATGCCATGGCGCGCGTAGAGCGCATCCACCTGGCCGCGAATACCTTCGTGTGCAACCTGTGCGGTCTCCTTGAGCTGCCTGGCGATGTCGTGCAGCCCGGCGATACCGTCATTCTGGCTTTGCCAGGTGATCTCCAGCTCGTCGCTCAGGTTCCGGTTGGCGGCGCTGTCAAAGATCACACCCTTGCTGACCCATTGGCCGTCCGCCTGCCGTGTATAGGCATTGCCATCACTCGCCTTCAACGTGTCGGCGCTGGCTTGCGCGTCCTGAATGGCACGGGGAATGGATGGATTGTTCGCGTCGCCGAAGTCGCTCCAACGTCCTTGCTCGTGAGCAACCATGTAGCGCGCAGCCATCGCGGCTTTGGTGTTTGACGCGTTCTGGGCGATGACCGTGCGCGACTGTTCATCCAGAGCCTGCGCCTGCTCCGCCGAGACTGGCAGGTGGCGGCTGTTGGGCACTCGGCCATCCACCATTTCCTTGATTTCAAGTTCCCATTGTCCCGAGCTGGCATCGCGTACAAAGGCGCGATCGGTCTCGAAGGCGCCTCGTGCCGGCTCGGCCAAGCCATTGGCGTTCAGCCGGTAGGGGTTCTGTGGGGGTGGCGGATTCGACAAGCCCAACTCATACGAGGCCCGGGCCGCCTGCCAGTTCAACTGGCGCTCCAATGTGCCGGTGGCAACATAGCTGGTGCGGAAGGTGACGTCGTCACCCTGTGCCGTCTGCACCGGGCGGACTTCGACGCCGGTGCCCAGGTCGGTGCTCTGGACCTGCTGCTGTTCGCCGGCTCGCAGCCAGCGCCCATTGGGGTCAGCGGCGTCGCGCGTCCAAGTGCGACCCATCGGGTCAACTTGGGAGTAGACGCGTTCAATGTCTTTCTGCTCGGCCCAGCGTTCGCCGAGATACGCACCGAGGACACCGCCACCGATACCCGTTGCAATGGCGCCGGGCCCCGTCCACGAGCCCGAAGCGAGGCCGACACCAGCGCCGCCAAGAAAGCCACCCACTGCGCCGCCGACGTTGCGGCCCACGAAGTGTGCGGCGGTGGAATCTGCGCCTGCGGCATTGCCTTGCGAGTTCAGCTCAATCCACTTGTGCCCGGAGGTGGCGAAGTCGTGCGCAAGCAGTGCGACGCCCGCAACGCCGGCAACCTTGATGGCGGGGTTGATTCCGGCGTGCATGCCATGCGGTGCAACGTCGGCCACTGCTTCGGCAACCGTCGCCGCATGGGGAGGGCCGCGTGGAGCTCCTGGCTGCAGGGGCGCGTGCGATGGTGGATCGGGCAGATCAGCGAACAGACGTGGCCCCGTGCCCAGGTCGGCATGCGCGGCGACCCAGTTGGCGCGCGTGGTCGACATCTCGCTCAGGTTCAACGCGCTGTAGTCGTGCAGCGGTCGTTCGAAGAGTGTCTTGCTGACAGCGTCATAGCCGTCGATGGGCTTGAGATGCAGGCGCACCTGCGCGACGTCGACGGGGTGCGCGCTGTTGGTGGTGGCATGCTGCGCGAGGCTGCGCTCAAGCGCCTGGTACTCGGCGGCGGACTGGCTTGCGAAGGCCAGCGGCTCAGGCCCGAAGGCACTTATGGGATAGCCGTTGATGCGGACGGTGGGGTGGTCGAGGGCGGTGGCTAGTTCGAACCTACTGAAACCGCGATCGGGAGGCGCCCCATCCACGAAAGCGATCAGTGGCTTGCCCGTAGCAATGGCGTTCTCGAAGAACTTTGGGCTGCCGGCGTTCCACATTATGTCTTGGAGCGCACCCACATAGTTCTTGTCGAAGGGAACGATCCCCTTTGACTCCATCACGCTTCTGAGGCCAGCTTCCATCGACTGGAGATCGGGGATGTGAGCTGGATTCTTGGCTAGCTGATCGACGAACTTTCCCCATGGGGTATCGCCAATTATTCCCGACTTTCCGTTGATATCCTTTGAGTACACCTCTGCATTGGTGTAGTTGGATATTTTTGCGGTGTCCTTGCCCGAGAACGCGAGGTAATCCATCCCATCCGGAAGTCGCGGAGGGTGGGCCTGCATGTTGCCGGTTACATACTGTTCGAAGCTGACGCTGGTGGTTGGACCCGATCCCGGTGATTTCAGATAGGTGATGACATCGGAAATCTGCTGCGCAGTCAGGGCTTCTCCACTCCCGGTCTGGGTTGCGCCGCCGAGTGTGGTCTTCACAAAATCATCGAAGATGAATTTGCTCATGGCTTAGACCTCAGGCGCCGAATGCGGGGACTTCAACGCTGGCCAGCACGATGGATCCGTCGGCCAACGTGACGACGTCTGCGGGTGCCGGAATCTGCGATTCCATCAGTGCCTGCGGACTGGTCACCGCGAGATAGCGTAGGGATTCATCGTTGTCAGTTCGGCCTGCGAATGAAAGTACGAAGCCTTGTGCGAGCCCTTTGAGATAGGTGAAGTCGTCATCGGCGTTACCCAACGTCTGCTTGTATGCCAGCATGGCGTGGATGACCTGAGCATGCTTGAGGTCAAAGACGAAGCAGTGGACGGAGCGTCCTTCGTCCTGCGTAGTTTCATCCCACCCATCGAATCCAACTCCACCTACACGCGACTCTCCGCGATAGATGGCGAACTGGTACTCGGTCCCGTGCCGACCGTCTGCCAGAACAGTCGGTCCAATTCTTGGGCGAGGGATCTCCGTTTCACTGATCGGATCGAGCGAGGAGTAAGGCTTGGCCTGGAATTGGAAGGGCATCTTAGTTCCTGCGTTTAGTGGGGCGGCTGCTGCTAGTG
This genomic interval from Stenotrophomonas sp. 57 contains the following:
- a CDS encoding XVIPCD domain-containing protein — translated: MSKFIFDDFVKTTLGGATQTGSGEALTAQQISDVITYLKSPGSGPTTSVSFEQYVTGNMQAHPPRLPDGMDYLAFSGKDTAKISNYTNAEVYSKDINGKSGIIGDTPWGKFVDQLAKNPAHIPDLQSMEAGLRSVMESKGIVPFDKNYVGALQDIMWNAGSPKFFENAIATGKPLIAFVDGAPPDRGFSRFELATALDHPTVRINGYPISAFGPEPLAFASQSAAEYQALERSLAQHATTNSAHPVDVAQVRLHLKPIDGYDAVSKTLFERPLHDYSALNLSEMSTTRANWVAAHADLGTGPRLFADLPDPPSHAPLQPGAPRGPPHAATVAEAVADVAPHGMHAGINPAIKVAGVAGVALLAHDFATSGHKWIELNSQGNAAGADSTAAHFVGRNVGGAVGGFLGGAGVGLASGSWTGPGAIATGIGGGVLGAYLGERWAEQKDIERVYSQVDPMGRTWTRDAADPNGRWLRAGEQQQVQSTDLGTGVEVRPVQTAQGDDVTFRTSYVATGTLERQLNWQAARASYELGLSNPPPPQNPYRLNANGLAEPARGAFETDRAFVRDASSGQWELEIKEMVDGRVPNSRHLPVSAEQAQALDEQSRTVIAQNASNTKAAMAARYMVAHEQGRWSDFGDANNPSIPRAIQDAQASADTLKASDGNAYTRQADGQWVSKGVIFDSAANRNLSDELEITWQSQNDGIAGLHDIARQLKETAQVAHEGIRGQVDALYARHGIERTEQQLAATAVAVEQTLNLQGRTGDVVLELMPDPRTHAPSAESAIATFGDAGGNRMVLTGTTTIEDITRAQSQFRPEGSLAAQGAAPADQATTPDVPELRIAALTAKEQDAHRQALQEANRQGSAAVDAQQAASAAVLEARGVQVDPGEALKVNRDLQRGAATSAAVEPAREPTPAPAPVIAAPSASIVEPERTRPSRESEQAEDAARQNARKEEPAPTAPAVGPQSASQHEPTVEEAREARNASVVGTAAGAGSTQPVHMQEHKAEDPTLQGGAEPQKLADALPVQPAVATAQDKAEQPLPQPSESEQAPRTAQEAPLDLPVPPLPAQDDPEPEPTGPRTADVGGDATRQAAPPSSPSDEELDLPEHVAPPSAALTESNPMRPGHPDHPLYQQIREGVAELDAQHGRSFDATSERMTASLLVLAKDNDLSHVDHVLVSNATATHPAGHTLFVVQGEANDPAHLRASMPTAEAAQTPVEESLLQFDSVSREAQQRALANQQEQLLQDERAQQDIQVRAASMG